From one Cynocephalus volans isolate mCynVol1 chromosome X, mCynVol1.pri, whole genome shotgun sequence genomic stretch:
- the DDX3X gene encoding ATP-dependent RNA helicase DDX3X isoform X2, producing the protein MSHVAVENALGLDQQFAGLDLNSSDNQSGGSTASKGRYIPPHLRNREATKGFYDKDSTGWSSSKDKDAYSSFGSRSDSRGKSSFFSDRGSGSRGRFDDRGRSDYDGIGSRGDRSGFGKFERGGNSRWCDKSDEDDWSKPLPPSERLEQELFSGGNTGINFEKYDDIPVEATGNNCPPHIESFSDVEMGEIIMGNIELTRYTRPTPVQKHAIPIIKEKRDLMACAQTGSGKTAAFLLPILSQIYSDGPGEALRAMKENGRYGRRKQYPISLVLAPTRELAVQIYEEARKFSYRSRVRPCVVYGGADIGQQIRDLERGCHLLVATPGRLVDMMERGKIGLDFCKYLVLDEADRMLDMGFEPQIRRIVEQDTMPPKGVRHTMMFSATFPKEIQMLARDFLDEYIFLAVGRVGSTSENITQKVVWVEESDKRSFLLDLLNATGKDSLTLVFVETKKGADSLEDFLYHEGYACTSIHGDRSQRDREEALHQFRSGKSPILVATAVAARGLDISNVKHVINFDLPSDIEEYVHRIGRTGRVGNLGLATSFFNERNVNITKDLLDLLVEAKQEVPSWLENMAYEHHYKGSSRGRSKSRFSGGFGARDYRQSSGASSSSFSSSRASSGRSGGGGHGSSRGFGGGGYGGFYNSDGYGGNYNSQGVDWWGN; encoded by the exons ATGAGTCATGTGGCGGTGGAAAATGCGCTCGGGCTGGACCAGCAG TTTGCTGGCCTAGACCTGAACTCTTCAGATAATCAGAGTGGAGGAAGTACAGCCAGCA aaggGCGCTATATCCCTCCTCATCTAAGAAACAGAGAAGCTACTAAAG gatTCTACGATAAAGATAGTACAGGGTGGAGTTCCAGTAAAGATAAGGATGCATATAGCAGTTTTGGGTCTCGTAGTGATTCAAGAGGGAAGTCTAGTTTCTTCAGTGATCGTGGAAGTGGATCAAGGGGAAG GTTTGATGATCGTGGACGGAGTGACTATGATGGCATTGGCAGCCGTGGTGACAGAAGTGGCTTTGGCAAATTTGAACGTGGTGGAAACAGTCGCTGGTGTGACAAATCAGATGAAGATGATTGGTCAAAACCACTCCCACCAAGTGAACGCTTGGAACA GGAGCTCTTTTCTGGAGGCAACACTGGGATTAACTTTGAGAAATATGATGACATTCCAGTTGAGGCAACAGGCAACAACTGTCCTCCACATATTGAAAGT TTCAGTGATGTTGAGATGGGAGAAATTATCATGGGAAACATTGAGCTTACTCGTTATACTCGCCCAACTCCAGTGCAAAAGCATGCTATTCCTATtatcaaagagaaaagagacttGATGGCTTGTGCCCAAACAG GGTCAGGAAAAACTGCAGCGTTTCTCTTGCCCATCTTGAGTCAGATTTATTCAGATGGTCCAGGCGAGGCTTTGAGGGCCATGAag GAAAATGGAAGGTATGGGCGCCGCAAACAATACCCAATCTCCTTGGTATTGGCACCAACGAGAGAACTGGCAGTACAGATCTATGAGGAAGCCAGAAAA TTTTCATACCGGTCTAGAGTTCGTCCTTGCGTGGTTTATGGTGGTGCTGATATTGGTCAGCAGATTCGAGACCTAGAACGTGGATGCCACTTGTTAGTAGCCACTCCAGGCCGTCTAGTGGATATGATGGAAAGAGGAAAGATTGGATTAGACTTCTGCAA gTATTTAGTGTTAGATGAAGCTGATCGGATGTTAGATATGGGATTTGAACCTCAGATACGTAGAATAGTTGAACAAGATACTATGCCTCCAAAGGGTGTCCGCCACACTATGATGTTTAGTGCTACTTTTCCTAAGGAAATACAG atgctTGCTCGTGATTTCTTGGATGAGTATATCTTTTTGGCTGTGGGAAGAGTTGGCTCTACCTCTGAAAACATTACCCAGAAAGTAGTTTGGGTGGAAGAATCAGACAAACGGTCATTTCTGCTTGACCTCCTAAATGCAACAG gcaAGGATTCACTGACCCTGGTGTTTGTGGAGACCAAAAAGGGTGCAGATTCTCTGGAGGACTTCTTATACCATGAAGGATATGCTTGTACCAGTATCCATGGAGACCGATCTCAGAGAGATAGAGAAGAGGCCCTTCATCAGTTCCGCTCAGGAAAAAGCCCAATTCTAGTTGCCACAGCA GTAGCGGCAAGAGGACTGGATATTTCAAATGTGAAACATGTTATCAATTTTGACTTGCCAAGTGATATTGAAGAATATGTACATCGCATTGGCCGTACAGGACGTGTAGGAAACCTTG gCCTGGCCACCTCGTTCTTTAACGAGAGGAATGTAAATATTACTAAGGATTTGTTGGATCTTCTTGTTGAAGCTAAACAAGAAGTGCCGTCTTGGTTGGAAAACATGGCTTATGAACACCACTACAAGGGTAGCAGTCGTGGGCGTTCTAAGAG TAGATTTAGTGGAGGATTTGGTGCCAGAGACTATCGACAAAGTAGTGGTGCCAGCAGTTCCAGCTTCAGCAGCAGTCGTGCGAGCAGTGGCCGAAGTGGTGGAGGTGGCCACGGCAGCAGCAGAGGATTTGGTGGAG GTGGCTATGGAGGCTTTTACAACAGTGATGGATATGGAGGAAATTACAACTCCCAGGGGGTTGACTGGTGGGGTAACTGA
- the DDX3X gene encoding ATP-dependent RNA helicase DDX3X isoform X1, which translates to MSHVAVENALGLDQQFAGLDLNSSDNQSGGSTASKGRYIPPHLRNREATKGFYDKDSTGWSSSKDKDAYSSFGSRSDSRGKSSFFSDRGSGSRGRFDDRGRSDYDGIGSRGDRSGFGKFERGGNSRWCDKSDEDDWSKPLPPSERLEQELFSGGNTGINFEKYDDIPVEATGNNCPPHIESFSDVEMGEIIMGNIELTRYTRPTPVQKHAIPIIKEKRDLMACAQTGSGKTAAFLLPILSQIYSDGPGEALRAMKENGRYGRRKQYPISLVLAPTRELAVQIYEEARKFSYRSRVRPCVVYGGADIGQQIRDLERGCHLLVATPGRLVDMMERGKIGLDFCKYLVLDEADRMLDMGFEPQIRRIVEQDTMPPKGVRHTMMFSATFPKEIQMLARDFLDEYIFLAVGRVGSTSENITQKVVWVEESDKRSFLLDLLNATGKDSLTLVFVETKKGADSLEDFLYHEGYACTSIHGDRSQRDREEALHQFRSGKSPILVATAVAARGLDISNVKHVINFDLPSDIEEYVHRIGRTGRVGNLGLATSFFNERNVNITKDLLDLLVEAKQEVPSWLENMAYEHHYKGSSRGRSKSSRFSGGFGARDYRQSSGASSSSFSSSRASSGRSGGGGHGSSRGFGGGGYGGFYNSDGYGGNYNSQGVDWWGN; encoded by the exons ATGAGTCATGTGGCGGTGGAAAATGCGCTCGGGCTGGACCAGCAG TTTGCTGGCCTAGACCTGAACTCTTCAGATAATCAGAGTGGAGGAAGTACAGCCAGCA aaggGCGCTATATCCCTCCTCATCTAAGAAACAGAGAAGCTACTAAAG gatTCTACGATAAAGATAGTACAGGGTGGAGTTCCAGTAAAGATAAGGATGCATATAGCAGTTTTGGGTCTCGTAGTGATTCAAGAGGGAAGTCTAGTTTCTTCAGTGATCGTGGAAGTGGATCAAGGGGAAG GTTTGATGATCGTGGACGGAGTGACTATGATGGCATTGGCAGCCGTGGTGACAGAAGTGGCTTTGGCAAATTTGAACGTGGTGGAAACAGTCGCTGGTGTGACAAATCAGATGAAGATGATTGGTCAAAACCACTCCCACCAAGTGAACGCTTGGAACA GGAGCTCTTTTCTGGAGGCAACACTGGGATTAACTTTGAGAAATATGATGACATTCCAGTTGAGGCAACAGGCAACAACTGTCCTCCACATATTGAAAGT TTCAGTGATGTTGAGATGGGAGAAATTATCATGGGAAACATTGAGCTTACTCGTTATACTCGCCCAACTCCAGTGCAAAAGCATGCTATTCCTATtatcaaagagaaaagagacttGATGGCTTGTGCCCAAACAG GGTCAGGAAAAACTGCAGCGTTTCTCTTGCCCATCTTGAGTCAGATTTATTCAGATGGTCCAGGCGAGGCTTTGAGGGCCATGAag GAAAATGGAAGGTATGGGCGCCGCAAACAATACCCAATCTCCTTGGTATTGGCACCAACGAGAGAACTGGCAGTACAGATCTATGAGGAAGCCAGAAAA TTTTCATACCGGTCTAGAGTTCGTCCTTGCGTGGTTTATGGTGGTGCTGATATTGGTCAGCAGATTCGAGACCTAGAACGTGGATGCCACTTGTTAGTAGCCACTCCAGGCCGTCTAGTGGATATGATGGAAAGAGGAAAGATTGGATTAGACTTCTGCAA gTATTTAGTGTTAGATGAAGCTGATCGGATGTTAGATATGGGATTTGAACCTCAGATACGTAGAATAGTTGAACAAGATACTATGCCTCCAAAGGGTGTCCGCCACACTATGATGTTTAGTGCTACTTTTCCTAAGGAAATACAG atgctTGCTCGTGATTTCTTGGATGAGTATATCTTTTTGGCTGTGGGAAGAGTTGGCTCTACCTCTGAAAACATTACCCAGAAAGTAGTTTGGGTGGAAGAATCAGACAAACGGTCATTTCTGCTTGACCTCCTAAATGCAACAG gcaAGGATTCACTGACCCTGGTGTTTGTGGAGACCAAAAAGGGTGCAGATTCTCTGGAGGACTTCTTATACCATGAAGGATATGCTTGTACCAGTATCCATGGAGACCGATCTCAGAGAGATAGAGAAGAGGCCCTTCATCAGTTCCGCTCAGGAAAAAGCCCAATTCTAGTTGCCACAGCA GTAGCGGCAAGAGGACTGGATATTTCAAATGTGAAACATGTTATCAATTTTGACTTGCCAAGTGATATTGAAGAATATGTACATCGCATTGGCCGTACAGGACGTGTAGGAAACCTTG gCCTGGCCACCTCGTTCTTTAACGAGAGGAATGTAAATATTACTAAGGATTTGTTGGATCTTCTTGTTGAAGCTAAACAAGAAGTGCCGTCTTGGTTGGAAAACATGGCTTATGAACACCACTACAAGGGTAGCAGTCGTGGGCGTTCTAAGAG TAGTAGATTTAGTGGAGGATTTGGTGCCAGAGACTATCGACAAAGTAGTGGTGCCAGCAGTTCCAGCTTCAGCAGCAGTCGTGCGAGCAGTGGCCGAAGTGGTGGAGGTGGCCACGGCAGCAGCAGAGGATTTGGTGGAG GTGGCTATGGAGGCTTTTACAACAGTGATGGATATGGAGGAAATTACAACTCCCAGGGGGTTGACTGGTGGGGTAACTGA